The DNA window ATTTAGGCAAGTTTCCCAACCTACATACCTAGTCCAAACTTAGCAGATAATTACATATACAGTTAGTCTCAGGCGAGCCTACACCATTTGTAGTAGAAAACGGTTCAGGCAACCAGCATCAAGACTttacaaaaattaaattaaattaaaatacacaaatttttcatttttatgtatAAATATATGAAATAGTTAGGCAATCAGTTTGTTCATAGTTGAGTGGTCACAGCTGGGAAAGGGAAAAACACTAGCCCATGGCTTAGCCAGCTCAAATAATTAGTTAGTTGGCCAGGCAGGCCAAGCCCAATAAGAACCCATTAATTAGCCATTCCAAGTACAACAAATCCTTTATTAGCCATGTCAAGCCACTTTCAATTTGAAGATCCAATGTTTCGTACCCCTTCCAGGCATGATTCATTGAAAACCTGTCAGCGCAGCTGCTgctttctttccctcttctcattttctttgttACTGTTTTAACTTTATTTGCTGAAATATGAAAACCCTAATGACTGTAAtttatcagaaaaaataaagaaaccctAATAGTAACTTAAATGCAACCGCACATACAACAACACCACATACATtatacatatgtatatatactGATGGAACCATGGGAGAAAACTTCTTTTGTTCAACGAATACCTGGCATGCATGAATGCATGAGATCCAACTCTATGATCAATGATTATAAAACAGTAATGTTGGAATAATACGAAATTTGAAGCTTTCACTAGTTATGAATTACACACACAGCAGAACCAAGACGTCACATATCCACATACTATGGTTGAATGACGAACAAATGCACCTGCTTATTATTAGTCTAATTCAAGGATAATGCAGAGCAGAGTAATAACCAACAGAAGTAATCTTTTGTAAAAGGCTAGTTGGTCTCACACATGgacctcatttatttatttattttcagtttttaacCTCTATTTACATTTTAGTGGGGTCCTAGTCAGATTAGGATCTGATTTTGAGTTGGTCCTCTTGTGGAGGGCTGGCTGTTTTGTTGTTGTACTTCTATGTTTCCGTATCCCATTGTACTTCTAGATATGCTTTTCTACCAATCATaagttggtttaggattttgaatTTCATTAATTCATTCCTAGTTATATTTACATTTGATTCACAATTCCAACTAAAATTTATTTGACTCAAATAGGATTAGTGTtagttttatttaaaataagcAGTGTTTCCTTCTAGGAATTGGATTTCAATCTTAGAATAGGAATTGAACAAGAAGCTCTGTCCGTGGGCACTACATACCATCTGTAATTCAATTGTTGCATGCTTTAGGGTAAAACAAAAGTCCTCCTACATATAATTAGTCGAACCAATTGGTTTATCAGTGATTTAAACTTTCTTCTAGTGCTCGGTTTCAGCTGTGGCTTCCTATAATTCAATCAATCATTCCTATTACGTAGTTACAGCCTTACAGGCAACGATGCACAGTTGGCCAGGTCAGTTGCTtaagtttattttaatttcttttctgtttctagtCTCATACTTCCTCTCCcttgtccttgcttggatccatgtagccaaccccattaagttgggataaggctttgttgttgttctgTTTCTCGTCTCATACACACTGGCCCTCTTTCTATAAATCACCAGTTCTGTGTCACATATCCATTAATCAGAACATAGTTTAGGAGTTACATTTCTTCAGTTGAGATTCTAGCCAATGATATCGCACACCCATCAAATCGACAAAGAAATCAGCCTTTTCTCAACTGCACCTTACTTGTTGAATTTACccgaaaaataatatataaattcGCCTGAAGTTTGCAGTCCCAGCAATCTAAGCTTTACTTGGTTTCTTTGATATTATTCTTTAAAAAATAGTTTACTTCAGATTCAGAAGATATAtacaatataaatttttttttcttcctattttctgtTCTCTTGTCCTTGTTTTAGTGGGAGACCTATTCCTAGTATAATTTGGGTTCGGGAGTTCTTCACTTGTAACAAAGGATCTAAGTTATTTTTATGCAACCACATGAACTTTGATGGAAATAAATGGAAACTAGGTTGCATACACTACCTGCTTGCCCTTTCACAGTCAAAGCAGATGGTTCTCCTGCCCTCCATGACCTTAGACTTGATACGCTCAAGGCTAAGAGAGTACCACCTAGGATAACACCAAACCTAATGGCAGAAGTGCTTCCAGTGAGCATGAAGGTAAGAAAGCCACCGAGAGAAAGCAGTGCACCTGCAAAGAATAACAATCGCCTCAACAaagataaattttaaaaacagaAGAACTTAGCACTACTACTTTTTGGATACATTACAAATTTTACCATGGAGAAGAAAGTGGAAATATATAAAGGAGCCATTGTTCAACCCACACAAAAGTACAGTAACCAAAGGAAATCTAATATTGATACAACTACTAATACAAAGACTCGCCTAACGACCCGTTGCTTCACTAACTCCACTGCAAAATTATTTGCAGACATTAACACCACCATTCATGTCtgattttcaaatcaaagaATAGATAAGCAGCAGAAAAAGGATGCTTAAGATGAAAAAAGGAACAGAAGATATCATGTATGCATCTGGTGATCCTATAGCTTTTCATGTCTCTCATGATAAAAGGATGAGAACTAAGAAATAAGATGTGACCCACTCTGAAGGGATAGACCTAAAACCAACTTGAACTAATGATGCAGAACATATACATATATTCTTCTGTATTCATTTGAACGATTAGAAGTCTTGGGCGAAAAATGAAAGTTTCAAATACGTTCCAAAAGTAAAACAAAGACAAGATGGTTAAACAAAACACCTGATCAAGCTGGTGTACgcaatattttcctttttggtatACCACCTCGGAGACTTTCCATAGGCTCCCACTTGCAAGGCAGGTAGTCCAACCAAATATGATATCTAAACTCTAAAGGTTTAAGATCatataaagaaaagggagaaaatgggGGGCTGGAAACAGAGTTGGCACTCGTAAtacatccaaaataaaaaatcaccaTGTCCATGTTTAACATCATAGATTTATAATACATACCATAGGGAATCCCAAGATAAAAATCCCGAACTTTAGAGGCATCATTCAAGTCATCAGTTGAAGAGGCGAAAGTCTCCACGATATCCTTCACTGGCTCAGGAGAATTCTCTGCTGCTGTGGAAAGATATTCTTTACCTTCTTCGCTAATTTCTTTTGCTAGTACACTCAAATCTTGCCTTGCTTTCTTTGCTTGAATTTTAAGCTGCTTTGAAGTTTCATTCAGAATTACCATTGCTTTTTTGGAGTACAACTCATAAGCTTCTTGTGACATGCTCTGCATTTTAATGGCCTGTTCTTTGAAAGATTTTAGAGTTTGTTCCCATTCTTCTTGTGATTCCTCTGCTCCAACATCAAGctcacttttcttcttttccacttCGACTTCCGAAGGCTTCTGATAAATCAAAACAAGAGAGGAAAATACATTCAAATTAACATCAATAAAGTTATTTCAAAGTCCAGACTCTTCTGAATAAGAGAAACCTGTAATTCTAAAATTATCATGCCTAAGAACCTAAACAAGATAagcagcttttttttttttttgaccaaaattactccaaaattttaaattaagagGAATTCAACAGACATATCCAGTGGCCACAGGGAAGTATTGacaaaatagaatattatcTTCCCTACATCAACCCAACAATAAAAATGACATGTATTTATATTGCCGTTTGATCCAAACCGATTTTGTATCCTGGCAAACTCGAAATTTAGTGTGAACTAGCATTCAACTGAAAGAATCAATTTCTAAGGCAACCCATAAGGTCCCCAATGTTATGctttcattttttatcaaaagaagTCTCCTGAGAACGACGTGGCTTCCCCCCTAGGCGAGCTGCCTCGGTCATTTAGACTAGACACTTGCCTACTGTTACACCTAAGTGAATGGGTTGATCTTTAAGGTCTAATTGTCAGCGACTGCCTAGCTCGAAGCTCAATACTCGATACTATATACGAAGTCAATAGAAACAACCATTTATATAAGTTCATGGGTATAATTGCCTATATTTTTCAGAGAATGACACATGGCATCTCAGATTATATGTGGCAAAAGTTGCAGCCACCAAAATTGCAAATGGTCAAATGTCAAAGTTATTGAAAACTCAGAATTGCTCGAGACACAGAAGATCCGGCTACTGCCGAAGCCATAATCCAGGTGAATCTTCAAGACTTGCTCCCCGGAAAATGCCTCTAACTCCCCCTGTAAGGCAACCTCCAAAGTGTTTCCCACGTTACTCAAAGACCAGACCCAACCATAGCCAGAAAGAAAGAGTTCCAAGAAAGCTAAACTCAATTTGTCGTTCAGTGTCTCTCattaacaaagaaaatgaataaCCTAGTTCGTCGACACATCAGCATAGCCAAATGATCTTATTTATAGATCGGCAGTCAACTTCTTCAAAACTTGTGAATAAGCAATGGACTATGTGAATTAAAGAATAGAAGTCCACAGGAAATATTTGTGTTTAATCCTCACAAAAATTTATGACCACGCAGAGAGATACAGGGTAATtacaaagaaatgaaagaagaatAGTAACTTATACAGCTTACCGAGTCTTCTTGAGAAGCAGCAAATGTGAGAAATGACCAGTTCTTCGACATCCTATTGTCGAGTGAAAGGAAATGCGATCCAAGCCCTTTAGGGGAATTGAAGCGGGCAACAACGGAAACTCTTCTGCAACTGGGAGAACAAACAAGAGCTTCGAAACGATAAGGGGAAAAAGAGGATGAACAAGGATGATGAGACAAAGCCATGGAACCTCTCTTCACTgagaaattagggttagggtttatgtGAGAAAGAAAGCCCTCAAGAGCAACAGCCATGGGTGGAGGCGGAGCTGAGCTGCTCTCACGGTATTTCTGAGACTAGAATGGCGAATACCTCAGAGTAAGAAGCCTCTTCTAATGAGCAAACTAATTGTTGTGCTACTACTTCTAGGCTACTCCTAGTGCGTGTTACGCAACAAACACGCACTAGGAGTCTCCCAAGGTCCCATCTGAATTTGACTTTACACTTCATGCTTCCTTAACAcgtaggcaaaaaaaaaaaaaattatgacgtGGAAGTTATCTGGGGCCCATAGAATCTGTTGAAGCTGAGGGGCATAGATCTAAATGATGATGACTCCTCCCCCACCGTATACTGAAGATTATGATCaatctaatatttttttggaaaattactcggttattttttttttcatttttctttacaaaattacccataaaaAGTTTCagataacaaaaatacccaaaatttaatttttctttaaaaaattacccacttaaagtttaaattaacaaaaatatctaaaattgagtttaagtttacaaaattatccactcaaaatttcattaataaaaaaatacatgattatatgtggaagatgaagactaactattttggatagttttgtaaacccacacttgattttaggtatttttattaactgaaattttgggtagatagttttgtaaacacaaACCTAATTtcaagtatttttgttaatcaaaaattttgatgggtaattttgtaaaggcaaacccaaaagtgggtaatcatgtatttttttttttttttttttttttgaaaatttcttgaTTATCTactttaggattttcttttacAGAAACATCCATAGTTgataaaaatatccaaaattaggtttagatttacaaaattattcacttgatgttttagttaaaaaaaattttcaaaatcaattttggatTGATAAAATTATGCAAAATTTCACCTACGTTTTTTGTTAATAGAAACGTTgagtgggtaattttataaatctaaacctaattttgtgtatttttattaattgaaagtttgaatggatagttatgcaaaagaaaattcaaaagtgaataatcctgtaatttttcttaatttgtGATGGATGGACCAGGGGATCTATAATTCGGTGGCCCACACGTAGATGCTCTGCTACAGGCTTAACTGTCAAGATCTTGGAGGTCGTAGATTGTTGTTCCTCTGCCCATGTCACCTTCAAAACCGATATAATACTAATATGGTATCAGCATGGATTGGCCATATCGAACAGGTTTACCCATGATCTTACTTTAAAAAGggttattttactgttttacccttttcTTTATTGTTCACCGATTCATTATTCAAGATCGGTGGCTATCAATACGGATACAAATCACCTAATACTGGTGGTCTAATATCACAAGTGGGTTATCAAACTCAGAATCAGATCAGGTCTGACCGGAATCAAAATTTCCACGTGTAGAGAGCTGGTCCTGCCCTTGGATGATTGGCCATCTTCTTGCTTCCACCATATCTTGTAGTAGCTATGGGAAATCCCATACAGATCAAAGGCTTTGAACAAGCAAAAGTGGAACATGGAATCCTTGAAGCAAGAGCAAGCTTTGAACAAGCAAGGAACCAGTGCAACATGCAATCTTTAAACCAAGAGCAACCTTACTTTGCCTCCACATCCAAGCAATGGATTTTTGCTAGCTTTCTTCACTAAAAAAGGATGAACAAAGGAAGCAAGGAAGCAAGGAAGCAATGGCTTTGGGGTTTGATAACAGCTGAATCTCTCAATAACATGAAAAAGTATTTAGTACCCACTGTTAGGCTACCTATAATCCAGCGGCTTTGGTAGTCAGCATTTCTCAGCCAATGGCTAGTGTTGGGAGAATggtcacacacacaaaaaaagagCAATCAGTGCATGAGACTCCTGTTACTGTAGCAATTCTTAAATCCTTCCGTCACCTCATATACCTATGAGTTCCTCCACCAAATAGTGTGAACATTTGGGATGTCTTTAGAAACCCATCCAGTCATGAGAAGCATTTAGCAGAAGAGTCGTCACATTTAAAAGGCCTTGCACTATTTTCACTCTTGTGATTGGGCTACTTAATTCTTTCATGGTATCTTTTCCCAGTTGTAAAAGTATTACTTTCTATATTACATGAATTGTGTTGCAGAGTTCATCCtatttgatttagggacttccCTTCTTTTGCTTTTGTTCTATCTGAAGAAAGTTGTAACAATTgtctttctttgtcttttatATCCTTCTTTCCTTGATACATACAAATTACCTAAAAGCTGAAGAAGAATTATGAAAATAAGGATATGCTCCAAACTAGTCCT is part of the Macadamia integrifolia cultivar HAES 741 chromosome 9, SCU_Mint_v3, whole genome shotgun sequence genome and encodes:
- the LOC122089354 gene encoding protein FATTY ACID EXPORT 3, chloroplastic; the protein is MAVALEGFLSHINPNPNFSVKRGSMALSHHPCSSSFSPYRFEALVCSPSCRRVSVVARFNSPKGLGSHFLSLDNRMSKNWSFLTFAASQEDSKPSEVEVEKKKSELDVGAEESQEEWEQTLKSFKEQAIKMQSMSQEAYELYSKKAMVILNETSKQLKIQAKKARQDLSVLAKEISEEGKEYLSTAAENSPEPVKDIVETFASSTDDLNDASKVRDFYLGIPYGALLSLGGFLTFMLTGSTSAIRFGVILGGTLLALSVSSLRSWRAGEPSALTVKGQAAIASIIFLREFRLFFQRPSLPGSFMALVSGAMVAFFCYRIILNGSQKGPNMDHGQEN